The following are encoded in a window of Aerococcus sanguinicola genomic DNA:
- a CDS encoding AbrB/MazE/SpoVT family DNA-binding domain-containing protein, with protein sequence MQTKLAQWGNSKAIRIPSTIVKQLDLKNNQVLSLEIKDQSLVIKPKEAETIQELFADYKTSFTYEEEMDWGPAVGEELEW encoded by the coding sequence ATGCAAACCAAACTTGCTCAATGGGGGAATTCAAAGGCGATCAGAATTCCATCAACTATAGTTAAACAACTCGATTTAAAGAATAACCAAGTGCTCTCACTCGAAATCAAAGATCAAAGCTTAGTGATTAAGCCTAAGGAAGCAGAGACGATTCAGGAATTATTTGCTGATTACAAGACATCTTTCACTTATGAAGAAGAGATGGATTGGGGGCCAGCAGTGGGAGAAGAGCTCGAATGGTGA
- the abc-f gene encoding ribosomal protection-like ABC-F family protein → MEMIKLLHVSKIIADQRLFQIDQLIANQGDKIGLIGKNGVGKSTLLSILVGLDEDFTGQVSIHPSYAYLPQLNKSTKESGGEQEKRMLEEVFNKGTDLLILDEPTANLDSENIDWLIQKLNNYLGTLLLVSHDRQLLNQVVDQIWELDQGKLTKYVGNYDDYQTAKERAIKGQEVAYKNYQKKVHQLEKEIQQRNLRAQNFKKKKKNVSRSDYKVSGYAGKYDGQEKAIAKSAKALQRRIDQLDPVKGPEKERHYTFKAVGNLAVKPGRTLLHLEAGQVHVGERLLFAFSEFKIQTGDKVAIQGCNQAGKTSFMRQLYHQQLSGYYMENLKIGYFTQNFDQLQLNKSILENVGQDSLQAEDLIRLVLASLGFDQNKLFNQVKWLSGGERVRLAFAKLLLGDYHLLLLDEPTNYLDIGTLEKVEDFIRNHPAAILLVSHDQEFVNHSVAKQYLIRNKKLLSPAYQDNISNKAEKEISRLNFRLNRMIADADVDIEEIRSLQDKIRALKADHQMD, encoded by the coding sequence ATGGAAATGATAAAATTATTACATGTTTCGAAAATAATTGCCGACCAGCGATTATTTCAAATTGATCAGTTAATAGCTAACCAAGGAGACAAGATTGGTCTTATAGGAAAGAATGGTGTGGGAAAATCAACCTTATTAAGCATCTTGGTTGGATTAGATGAGGACTTTACAGGACAAGTGTCTATTCATCCAAGTTATGCCTACCTTCCTCAGCTTAATAAAAGTACTAAGGAATCTGGGGGAGAGCAAGAGAAAAGAATGTTGGAGGAAGTTTTTAACAAAGGGACTGACCTCCTTATTCTCGATGAACCGACAGCCAATTTAGATAGTGAAAATATTGATTGGCTCATCCAAAAATTGAATAATTATCTAGGAACTCTTTTGCTGGTTTCCCATGATCGTCAACTATTAAACCAAGTAGTGGATCAGATCTGGGAACTTGACCAAGGCAAATTGACCAAATACGTAGGCAACTATGATGACTATCAGACAGCTAAAGAAAGAGCCATTAAAGGACAAGAAGTTGCTTATAAAAATTATCAGAAGAAAGTTCATCAATTAGAAAAAGAAATCCAGCAAAGAAATCTGCGGGCGCAAAATTTTAAAAAGAAGAAAAAGAATGTTTCCCGTTCAGATTATAAAGTCAGTGGCTATGCGGGAAAATATGATGGACAGGAAAAAGCCATCGCCAAATCTGCTAAAGCTTTGCAAAGAAGAATTGACCAGCTTGATCCTGTCAAAGGGCCTGAGAAAGAACGACACTATACCTTCAAAGCGGTTGGAAATTTGGCAGTTAAGCCGGGAAGAACTTTGCTCCACTTAGAAGCGGGCCAAGTCCATGTTGGTGAGCGTTTATTATTTGCATTTTCTGAATTTAAAATACAGACAGGGGACAAAGTAGCTATTCAGGGATGCAATCAAGCAGGGAAAACAAGTTTTATGCGTCAGCTATACCATCAGCAACTGTCAGGTTATTATATGGAAAATTTAAAGATCGGTTATTTTACCCAAAATTTTGATCAACTCCAGCTGAATAAAAGTATTCTTGAAAATGTAGGTCAAGATAGCTTACAAGCAGAGGATTTGATTCGTCTGGTCTTAGCTTCTTTGGGCTTCGATCAAAATAAATTGTTCAATCAGGTCAAGTGGCTATCAGGAGGTGAACGTGTCCGTTTGGCATTCGCTAAATTATTACTAGGCGACTACCACCTTTTATTGCTCGATGAACCGACGAATTATTTAGATATTGGTACCCTGGAAAAGGTTGAAGACTTTATCAGAAACCATCCTGCTGCTATTCTATTGGTTTCGCATGATCAGGAATTTGTCAACCATAGCGTGGCTAAGCAATACCTCATCAGAAATAAAAAATTGCTTAGCCCTGCCTATCAGGATAATATTTCGAATAAAGCGGAAAAAGAAATTAGTCGCTTAAATTTCCGACTAAATCGGATGATTGCTGATGCAGATGTAGATATAGAAGAGATTAGAAGTCTCCAGGATAAGATTAGAGCATTAAAAGCAGACCACCAGATGGATTAG
- a CDS encoding type II toxin-antitoxin system RelB/DinJ family antitoxin, protein MAKTANLYVRMDPELKEQAEYILNSLGLPPSSAFTMFYKQVVLQQGLPFDVKLSYRAPFDSHSLTKDELHKELEKGYQSILAGDVRPVEASFASLHKEFDQ, encoded by the coding sequence ATGGCAAAGACAGCAAATTTGTATGTTCGAATGGACCCAGAATTAAAGGAGCAGGCAGAGTATATCTTGAATTCACTTGGCCTACCACCATCAAGTGCTTTTACCATGTTTTATAAACAAGTCGTTTTGCAACAAGGCTTACCTTTTGATGTCAAGCTTTCTTATAGAGCACCATTTGATAGTCATTCATTGACTAAAGATGAATTGCATAAAGAGCTAGAAAAGGGCTATCAGTCAATCTTAGCGGGTGATGTCAGACCGGTAGAAGCGTCCTTTGCTTCTCTGCATAAGGAATTTGATCAATGA